A single genomic interval of Lysobacter avium harbors:
- the prfB gene encoding peptide chain release factor 2 (programmed frameshift) has product MIELNPVHERIDDLKDRLQALRGYLDFDTKVERLEEVSRELESPDVWDDAERAQSLGRERASLDRVVNGIRSLTESVTGAEELLELAEMEGDDDTAQAVIEDVETYAKAVDELEFRRMFSGEMDNAAAFVDIQAGAGGTEAQDWAEILLRMYLRWAESRGWKAELMEVSGGDVAGVKSATFRVEGEFAYGWLKTETGVHRLVRKSPFDSDNRRHTSFTSVFVAPEVDDNIEIDINPADLKTDVYRSSGAGGQHVNKTESAVRITHVPTGTVVACQTERSQHANRDRAMKMLAGKLYELEIQKRNAERDAVEATKSDIGWGSQIRNYVLDQSRIKDLRTGIERSDTQNVLDGDLDEFVSASLKAGLAVGAKRSDAT; this is encoded by the exons ATGATCGAACTGAATCCCGTCCACGAGCGCATCGACGATCTCAAGGATCGTTTGCAGGCGCTCAGGGGGTATCTT GACTTCGACACCAAGGTCGAACGTCTGGAAGAAGTCAGCCGCGAGCTGGAAAGCCCGGACGTCTGGGACGACGCCGAGCGCGCGCAGTCGCTGGGTCGCGAACGCGCTTCGCTGGACCGCGTCGTCAATGGCATCCGCAGCCTGACCGAGAGCGTCACCGGCGCCGAGGAGCTGCTTGAGCTGGCGGAAATGGAAGGCGACGACGACACCGCCCAGGCGGTGATCGAGGACGTTGAAACCTATGCGAAGGCCGTCGACGAGCTCGAGTTCCGGCGGATGTTTTCCGGCGAGATGGACAACGCGGCTGCATTCGTCGACATCCAGGCCGGAGCCGGCGGCACCGAGGCCCAGGACTGGGCCGAGATCCTGTTGCGGATGTACCTGCGCTGGGCCGAATCGCGCGGCTGGAAGGCCGAGCTGATGGAAGTCAGCGGCGGCGACGTGGCCGGCGTGAAGTCGGCGACCTTCCGCGTCGAAGGCGAGTTCGCCTACGGCTGGCTGAAGACCGAGACCGGCGTGCACCGTCTGGTGCGCAAGTCGCCGTTCGACTCCGACAACCGCCGCCACACCAGTTTCACCTCGGTGTTCGTCGCGCCGGAAGTGGACGACAACATCGAGATCGACATCAATCCGGCCGACCTGAAGACCGACGTCTACCGCTCCTCCGGTGCCGGCGGCCAGCACGTCAACAAGACCGAGTCCGCCGTGCGCATCACCCACGTGCCGACCGGCACGGTGGTGGCCTGCCAGACCGAGCGCAGCCAGCACGCCAACCGCGACCGCGCGATGAAAATGCTGGCCGGAAAGCTCTATGAGCTGGAGATCCAGAAGCGCAACGCCGAGCGCGACGCGGTGGAGGCGACCAAGTCCGACATCGGCTGGGGCAGCCAGATCCGCAACTACGTGCTCGACCAGAGCCGGATCAAGGACCTGCGCACCGGTATCGAGCGCAGCGATACCCAGAACGTCCTCGATGGCGACCTTGACGAGTTCGTCTCG